The following proteins are encoded in a genomic region of Streptomyces sp. NBC_01723:
- a CDS encoding MarR family winged helix-turn-helix transcriptional regulator → MAVRTAGLRLEERWRDILAVHARTMCEIDRALHPHGLGASDFEVLDLLVTEGPEEGAQCRVQNLVGRVHLSQSALSRLIARLEKDGLVERTMCAEDRRGVYVALTRRGRELHGEVLPLQRAVLSRMLGDDDEPRP, encoded by the coding sequence ATGGCAGTCAGGACGGCCGGTCTGCGGCTCGAGGAACGGTGGCGGGACATCCTCGCCGTGCACGCGCGCACCATGTGCGAGATCGACCGCGCGCTGCATCCGCACGGTCTGGGGGCGAGCGACTTCGAGGTGCTCGACCTCCTCGTGACGGAGGGGCCGGAGGAGGGCGCCCAGTGCCGGGTTCAGAACCTGGTCGGCCGGGTCCACCTGAGCCAGAGCGCGCTGTCCCGGCTCATCGCCCGGCTGGAGAAGGACGGCCTGGTCGAGCGCACGATGTGCGCGGAGGACCGGCGCGGTGTGTACGTCGCCCTGACCCGCCGGGGCCGCGAGCTGCACGGCGAGGTACTGCCGCTGCAGCGGGCCGTACTGTCCCGCATGCTCGGTGACGACGACGAGCCTCGTCCCTGA
- the crcB gene encoding fluoride efflux transporter CrcB — protein sequence MSWLLVVVGGMAGAPLRHLTDRAVQSRHGSAFPWGTFTVNVVGSLVLGLVTGATLAGAAGSDLRLLLGTGLCGALTTYSTFSYETLRLTETGSRLSAAVNVPASVAAGLAAVSAGVTLADALRA from the coding sequence ATGAGCTGGCTGCTGGTCGTCGTGGGCGGCATGGCCGGAGCACCCCTGCGCCACCTCACCGACCGCGCGGTGCAGTCCCGGCACGGCTCGGCCTTCCCCTGGGGCACCTTCACCGTGAACGTCGTCGGCTCCCTGGTCCTGGGCCTGGTCACGGGTGCCACGCTGGCCGGAGCCGCGGGATCCGACCTGCGCCTGCTGCTCGGGACCGGGCTGTGCGGCGCCCTCACGACGTACTCGACCTTCTCCTACGAGACGCTCCGCCTCACCGAGACGGGCTCCCGCCTCTCGGCCGCGGTCAACGTGCCGGCGAGTGTGGCGGCCGGCCTCGCGGCGGTGTCCGCGGGGGTGACACTCGCCGACGCGCTCCGAGCGTGA
- a CDS encoding helix-turn-helix domain-containing protein: protein MPRTPGHGTRLDILEWLKDPVAHFPPQRCVNAATHGVPSGPVAAKLGVPRRVAETHLTLLTRLGLLRTRRIRGRTYYRRDEVRIAEVARMFEKGW, encoded by the coding sequence ATGCCGAGGACCCCCGGGCACGGTACGCGTCTCGACATCCTGGAATGGCTCAAGGATCCGGTCGCGCACTTCCCGCCCCAGCGCTGCGTGAACGCGGCCACGCACGGCGTCCCGTCCGGCCCGGTCGCCGCGAAGCTCGGCGTGCCCCGCCGGGTGGCCGAGACCCACCTGACCCTGCTCACCCGCCTCGGCCTGCTGCGCACCCGCAGGATCCGCGGGCGGACGTACTACCGGCGCGACGAGGTGCGCATCGCTGAGGTGGCCCGGATGTTCGAGAAGGGCTGGTAG
- a CDS encoding SseB family protein, with protein sequence METPANDQPVTPAQRALDTLAENTEDTVALDTLASSDVLVPVPDDTNDQEATDPGMLALPVLEQQGGRQVVPVFTSELEMADLLPYVSRYRMVPLGALAAQWPADDLSLSIDAGSEHRLTLTSDGVRSLLARP encoded by the coding sequence ATGGAGACACCCGCGAACGACCAGCCCGTGACGCCCGCCCAGCGTGCCCTGGACACGCTGGCCGAGAACACCGAGGACACCGTGGCGCTCGACACGCTCGCGAGCAGCGACGTCCTCGTCCCCGTGCCCGACGACACGAACGACCAGGAGGCCACCGACCCCGGCATGCTGGCGCTGCCGGTGCTGGAACAGCAGGGCGGCCGTCAGGTGGTGCCCGTGTTCACCTCGGAGCTGGAGATGGCCGACCTGCTGCCGTACGTCTCCCGCTACCGGATGGTGCCGCTGGGCGCTCTCGCCGCGCAGTGGCCCGCCGACGACCTGTCGCTGTCCATCGACGCCGGTTCGGAGCACCGGCTCACCCTGACGTCGGACGGCGTACGCAGCCTGCTGGCCCGCCCCTGA
- a CDS encoding PadR family transcriptional regulator: MSLKYAVLAALLEGEASGYELSKVFDVSLANFWPATPQQLYRELERLAGDGLIEARTVQQERRPTKRLFSLTGAGRERLGAFAVEPTRRPTAVRDEFLIKMQAMDGADPDAVRALVEERRAWALGKLARYERVRERLLDGRTEERHLREADRVGPYLTLLAGITFERDNARWCERVLTVLDERRAPAGPAGRPQGPV; this comes from the coding sequence ATGTCTCTCAAGTACGCCGTCCTGGCCGCTCTCCTGGAGGGGGAGGCCTCGGGCTACGAACTGTCCAAGGTGTTCGACGTGTCGCTCGCCAACTTCTGGCCCGCCACGCCGCAGCAGCTCTACCGGGAGCTGGAGCGCCTGGCGGGCGACGGGCTGATCGAGGCACGGACGGTGCAGCAGGAACGCAGGCCCACCAAACGGCTGTTCTCGCTCACCGGGGCCGGGCGGGAGCGGCTGGGTGCCTTCGCCGTCGAGCCGACCCGGCGCCCCACCGCCGTCCGCGACGAGTTCCTGATCAAGATGCAGGCGATGGACGGCGCCGACCCCGACGCCGTCCGCGCGCTGGTCGAGGAGCGCAGGGCGTGGGCCCTGGGCAAGCTCGCCCGCTACGAGCGCGTGCGCGAACGCCTCCTGGACGGGCGCACGGAGGAACGGCACCTCCGCGAGGCCGACCGCGTCGGGCCCTACCTCACGCTGCTCGCCGGAATCACCTTCGAACGGGACAACGCCCGCTGGTGCGAGCGCGTCCTCACCGTGCTCGACGAACGGCGTGCCCCGGCCGGGCCCGCCGGGCGGCCCCAAGGGCCTGTCTGA
- the rho gene encoding transcription termination factor Rho, giving the protein MTTTLEHPPVQQSPAEIASGVLDIETGGKGRLRGASLQPEPNDLALSPALIRRHGLRKGDLVEGVRGDRRTLTDVVRVNGRTPDGRDGRRHFHDLTPLHPHERLRLEHRAAGLTGRVTDLLAPVGKGQRGLIVAPPKTGKTVLLQQLAAAVAGNHPESRLMVVLLDERPEEVTDMRRSVRGEVYASTFDQSAKQHIALAELVIERAKRLVEAGEDVVILLDSLTRLCRAHNNASPSGGRTLSGGVDAGALIGPKRFFGAARKAEEGGSLTILATALVETGSRADDFYFEELKSTGNMELRLSRELAARRVFPAVDMAGSGTRREELLLSAPEATAARGLRRALAARDGQSGLETLLERMRQTPDNAAFLRQVQPTLPAG; this is encoded by the coding sequence ATGACCACCACACTCGAACACCCCCCTGTACAGCAGTCCCCGGCCGAGATCGCGAGCGGCGTCCTCGACATCGAGACGGGCGGGAAGGGCCGCCTGCGGGGCGCGAGCCTCCAGCCCGAGCCGAACGACCTCGCCCTCTCCCCCGCCCTGATCCGCCGGCACGGCCTGCGCAAGGGCGACCTGGTCGAGGGCGTGCGCGGCGACCGGCGCACCCTGACCGACGTCGTCCGCGTCAACGGCCGTACGCCCGACGGCCGGGACGGCCGCCGGCACTTCCACGACCTGACCCCGCTGCACCCGCACGAGCGGCTGCGGCTCGAACACCGGGCGGCCGGTCTGACCGGGCGCGTCACCGATCTGCTCGCACCGGTCGGCAAGGGCCAGCGCGGCCTGATCGTGGCCCCGCCCAAGACCGGCAAGACCGTCCTGCTCCAGCAGCTCGCCGCCGCGGTGGCCGGCAACCACCCCGAGTCCCGGCTGATGGTGGTGCTGCTCGACGAACGGCCCGAGGAGGTCACCGACATGCGCCGGTCGGTGCGGGGCGAGGTGTACGCCTCGACCTTCGACCAGAGCGCCAAGCAGCACATCGCGCTCGCCGAACTCGTCATCGAGCGCGCCAAGCGGCTCGTCGAGGCCGGTGAGGACGTCGTCATCCTGCTCGACTCCCTCACGCGGCTGTGCAGGGCGCACAACAACGCCTCCCCCTCGGGCGGCCGTACGCTCAGCGGCGGCGTCGACGCCGGGGCGCTCATCGGCCCCAAGCGGTTCTTCGGCGCGGCCCGCAAGGCGGAGGAGGGCGGCTCCCTCACCATCCTCGCCACCGCCCTGGTGGAGACCGGCTCGCGCGCCGACGACTTCTACTTCGAGGAGCTGAAGAGCACCGGCAACATGGAGCTGCGGCTGAGCAGGGAACTCGCCGCCCGCAGAGTGTTCCCGGCCGTGGACATGGCCGGTTCGGGCACCCGGCGCGAGGAACTCCTGCTGTCCGCCCCCGAGGCCACCGCCGCGCGCGGGCTGCGGCGGGCGCTGGCGGCGCGGGACGGGCAGTCGGGCCTGGAGACGCTGCTGGAGCGGATGCGCCAGACCCCGGACAACGCCGCGTTCCTGCGGCAGGTCCAGCCCACCCTGCCGGCCGGCTGA
- a CDS encoding D-alanyl-D-alanine carboxypeptidase family protein, with protein sequence MTIGFSSRAARSTCVLCVAGLLTLMPAAAAARTGQPDPGPPGVPGPMARSAALYGSGTQVRPGPEAPEVPRVSALSWVVADAQSGDVLAAHDAHRPLPPASTLKTLFALAVLPVLPGGVRHEVSADELSGIGPGSSLVGVAEGRTYRVSDLWNGVFLNSGNDAVHVLASLTGGWSATAARMQAEARALGALDTHVRSPDGYDAPGQVSSAYDLAVFGRAGLHNPDFARYCGKVDALFPGRDGEAYGIMNTNRLLTGADGVEPYPGLIGVKNGYTSNAGNTLIAAAHRDGRTLVVTVMNPQEGGGHAVYEETRSLLDWGFEASGLVEPVGSLTPPDDRPQPGSEAAAPVAVASTRAAEHEPGWPETGAILGVAGLGAGAVALALRLKLVRDDGS encoded by the coding sequence ATGACTATCGGATTCTCATCCCGGGCGGCTCGATCCACTTGCGTGCTCTGCGTGGCAGGCCTGCTGACGCTCATGCCCGCCGCCGCGGCCGCCCGCACGGGACAGCCGGACCCCGGGCCACCGGGCGTGCCCGGCCCGATGGCCCGATCCGCGGCGCTGTACGGCTCCGGAACGCAGGTCCGGCCCGGCCCCGAGGCCCCGGAGGTTCCCCGTGTCTCCGCACTGTCCTGGGTGGTCGCCGACGCCCAGAGCGGCGACGTGCTGGCCGCCCACGACGCGCACCGTCCGCTGCCTCCTGCCAGCACCCTCAAGACGCTGTTCGCCCTCGCCGTGCTGCCGGTCCTGCCGGGCGGCGTCCGCCACGAGGTGAGCGCGGACGAGCTGTCCGGCATCGGTCCGGGCAGCAGCCTGGTCGGTGTCGCCGAGGGCCGCACATACCGCGTCTCCGACCTGTGGAACGGGGTCTTCCTCAACTCCGGCAACGACGCCGTGCACGTCCTCGCCTCGCTCACCGGCGGCTGGAGCGCCACGGCCGCCCGGATGCAGGCCGAGGCCCGTGCCCTCGGCGCCCTCGACACCCATGTGCGCTCACCCGACGGCTACGACGCGCCGGGCCAGGTGTCGTCGGCGTACGACCTGGCGGTCTTCGGACGGGCGGGACTGCACAACCCGGACTTCGCACGGTACTGCGGCAAGGTCGACGCGCTCTTCCCCGGCCGGGACGGGGAGGCGTACGGAATCATGAACACCAACCGCCTGCTCACCGGAGCGGACGGCGTGGAGCCGTACCCGGGGCTCATCGGCGTCAAGAACGGCTACACCAGCAACGCCGGCAACACGCTGATCGCGGCGGCCCACCGCGACGGGCGCACTCTGGTGGTCACCGTGATGAACCCGCAGGAGGGCGGCGGCCACGCCGTGTACGAGGAGACCCGCTCGCTGCTCGACTGGGGCTTCGAGGCGTCCGGTCTGGTCGAGCCGGTGGGCTCGCTGACGCCCCCGGACGACCGGCCCCAGCCGGGCTCAGAGGCGGCGGCGCCCGTGGCGGTCGCGTCGACGCGGGCCGCCGAGCACGAGCCGGGCTGGCCGGAGACCGGCGCCATCCTCGGCGTCGCCGGGCTCGGCGCGGGCGCCGTGGCGCTGGCGCTTCGGCTCAAACTCGTGCGTGACGACGGGAGTTGA
- a CDS encoding undecaprenyl-diphosphate phosphatase yields the protein MSAISIGQAIVLGAVEGVTEFLPVSSTGHLKIAEGLMGIPVDDHSVIGFSAVIQVGAIAAVLVYFHKDIARILSAWVRGLRDREERYHHDYKFAWWVICATIPIVLVGLAAKPLIKGPLASLWVVAGSLIVGSGVMWAADRTGRHKRGEDDTSFKDAMLVGGSQILALLFPGFSRSGATMSTALMLDLDRVAATRLSFFLGIPALTGAGLYELKDALGAGAGAAPLVVGTLVSFVVAYASIAWLLKFVTKHSFNAFVVYRIAVGVLLFGLLGAGVLQS from the coding sequence ATGAGCGCCATCAGCATCGGTCAGGCCATCGTCCTCGGAGCCGTCGAGGGGGTGACCGAGTTCCTGCCCGTCTCCTCCACCGGCCACCTCAAGATCGCCGAAGGGCTGATGGGCATCCCGGTGGACGACCACTCCGTCATCGGCTTCTCGGCGGTCATCCAGGTCGGCGCGATCGCCGCCGTGCTCGTCTACTTCCACAAGGACATCGCTCGGATCCTCTCCGCGTGGGTGCGCGGGCTGCGGGACCGGGAGGAGCGGTACCACCACGACTACAAGTTCGCCTGGTGGGTCATCTGCGCGACGATCCCGATCGTCCTGGTGGGCCTGGCCGCCAAGCCGCTGATCAAGGGCCCGCTCGCCTCCCTGTGGGTGGTGGCCGGCTCACTGATCGTCGGCAGCGGGGTGATGTGGGCGGCGGACCGCACCGGCCGGCACAAGCGGGGCGAGGACGACACCTCGTTCAAGGACGCCATGCTGGTCGGCGGCTCGCAGATCCTCGCGCTCCTCTTCCCCGGCTTCTCCCGCTCCGGCGCCACCATGTCGACCGCCCTGATGCTCGACCTCGACCGGGTCGCCGCCACCCGGCTCTCCTTCTTCCTCGGCATCCCGGCCCTGACCGGCGCCGGTCTGTACGAACTGAAGGACGCCCTGGGCGCGGGAGCGGGTGCCGCGCCCCTGGTGGTCGGCACCCTCGTCTCCTTCGTGGTGGCCTACGCCTCGATCGCCTGGCTGCTGAAGTTCGTCACCAAGCACTCCTTCAACGCCTTCGTCGTCTACCGGATCGCGGTCGGCGTCCTGCTGTTCGGGCTGCTCGGCGCGGGCGTGCTGCAGAGCTGA
- a CDS encoding SRPBCC family protein, translating into MHSTRVSRHVNAPRSAVYRALLDPAAVAAWRVPDGMTARVHAFEARAGGAFRVSLTYGAPTGTGKSAAHSDTYHGHFARLVPGEQVVEVLEFESADPAFQGRMTMTTTLTDAGGGTEVVVAHDGLPDAVSAEDNETGTRMALAKLAALVETAERKE; encoded by the coding sequence ATGCACTCGACCCGCGTCTCCCGTCACGTGAACGCCCCGCGCTCCGCCGTGTACCGCGCGCTGCTCGACCCGGCGGCCGTCGCCGCCTGGCGGGTCCCGGACGGCATGACCGCCCGGGTGCACGCGTTCGAGGCCCGTGCGGGCGGCGCCTTCCGCGTGTCGCTCACCTACGGGGCGCCGACGGGCACGGGCAAGTCCGCCGCGCACAGCGACACCTACCACGGGCACTTCGCCCGCCTCGTGCCCGGCGAGCAGGTCGTGGAGGTGCTGGAGTTCGAGTCCGCCGACCCCGCGTTCCAGGGCCGGATGACCATGACCACGACGCTCACCGACGCGGGCGGCGGCACGGAGGTGGTCGTCGCCCACGACGGTCTGCCCGACGCGGTGTCGGCCGAGGACAACGAGACGGGCACGCGGATGGCGCTGGCGAAGCTGGCCGCACTGGTGGAGACGGCCGAGCGGAAGGAGTGA
- a CDS encoding FluC/FEX family fluoride channel, with protein sequence MTQGWRVQAPVVAVVALGGGAGAAARYAAALWWPTRSGGFPWTTFWVNVAGCAAMGLLMVAVTEVWDVHRLVRPFLGTGVLGGFTTFSTYAADMRGLLADGHPGTGLAYLAATPLAALTAVWLASWAARRTPKRRRSPG encoded by the coding sequence ATGACGCAGGGGTGGCGTGTCCAGGCACCCGTCGTCGCGGTCGTGGCCCTCGGCGGAGGTGCCGGCGCCGCAGCCCGCTACGCCGCCGCCCTGTGGTGGCCGACGCGGAGCGGCGGTTTCCCCTGGACGACCTTCTGGGTCAACGTGGCCGGCTGTGCCGCCATGGGCCTGCTCATGGTCGCCGTGACCGAGGTGTGGGACGTCCACCGCCTGGTCCGGCCCTTCCTCGGCACCGGGGTGCTCGGCGGTTTCACCACCTTCTCCACCTACGCGGCGGACATGCGCGGGCTGCTCGCGGACGGCCACCCGGGCACCGGTCTGGCCTACCTCGCCGCCACCCCGCTCGCGGCACTCACCGCGGTGTGGCTCGCCTCGTGGGCGGCCCGCCGGACACCGAAGCGGAGGCGGAGCCCCGGATGA
- a CDS encoding fatty acid desaturase family protein, with protein MANPTMLIEKSPARGREQRREKGSDFSELSRRMADADLLRRRPLYYTVRFGAVALALAGGVTAFVTLGDSWSQLVVAAALAVVFGQLGLAAHDLAHRQVFTRRRPSEAGGLLVANLLLGMSYGWWMNKHTRHHANPNHEEKDPDVSPDILVWSRGQASRAKGLPRFVGKHQAALFFPLLTLEGLNLSFNSFKALRSPSMKRPAVEGSLLVAHFVLYFGGLFTLLSPGKALAFIAVHQGLFGIYLGSVFAPNHKGMPMIEEGTRLDFLRRQVLTSRNVRGGVFVDAFMGGLNYQIEHHLFPSMPTPALAEAQAVTEAYCAELGVPYHQTGLLASHREALRHMRSVGEPLRAAR; from the coding sequence ATGGCCAATCCAACGATGCTCATCGAGAAATCCCCCGCGCGCGGACGGGAACAGCGACGCGAGAAGGGCAGCGACTTCTCCGAACTCTCCCGGCGCATGGCCGACGCGGATCTGCTCCGGCGCCGCCCGCTGTACTACACGGTGCGTTTCGGTGCCGTCGCCCTCGCGCTCGCGGGCGGTGTCACCGCCTTCGTCACCCTGGGGGACAGTTGGAGCCAGCTGGTGGTCGCGGCGGCGCTGGCCGTCGTCTTCGGCCAGCTCGGACTGGCCGCCCACGACCTCGCCCACCGGCAGGTCTTCACCCGCCGGCGCCCCAGCGAGGCCGGTGGACTGCTGGTGGCCAACCTGCTGCTGGGCATGAGTTACGGCTGGTGGATGAACAAGCACACCCGCCACCACGCCAATCCCAACCACGAGGAGAAGGACCCGGACGTCTCCCCCGACATCCTCGTCTGGTCCCGGGGCCAGGCGAGCAGGGCGAAGGGGCTGCCGCGCTTCGTCGGGAAGCACCAGGCGGCCCTGTTCTTCCCGCTGTTGACGCTGGAAGGTCTCAACCTGAGTTTCAACAGCTTCAAGGCGCTGCGCAGCCCGTCCATGAAACGGCCGGCGGTGGAGGGGTCGCTGCTCGTCGCGCACTTCGTCCTGTACTTCGGCGGACTGTTCACGCTGCTGTCCCCCGGCAAGGCGCTCGCCTTCATAGCCGTGCACCAGGGCCTGTTCGGGATCTACCTCGGCTCGGTCTTCGCACCCAACCACAAGGGCATGCCGATGATCGAGGAGGGCACGCGGCTGGACTTCCTGCGCCGCCAGGTCCTCACCTCCCGCAACGTACGCGGCGGTGTGTTCGTCGACGCCTTCATGGGCGGCCTCAACTACCAGATCGAGCACCACCTCTTCCCCAGCATGCCGACCCCCGCGCTGGCCGAGGCCCAGGCCGTCACCGAGGCGTACTGCGCCGAGCTGGGCGTCCCGTACCACCAGACGGGGCTGCTCGCCTCGCACCGCGAAGCCCTGCGGCACATGCGGAGCGTCGGGGAACCGCTGCGCGCCGCCCGTTGA
- a CDS encoding nuclear transport factor 2 family protein, producing MQAFRAAVETHDIDAVEALLAEDVVFTSPVVFKPYRGKAITAAILRAVERVFEDFRYERVIGEEGGRDHALVFSARVGDREIGGCDFLHLDESGRIDELTVMVRPLSGAQALQAAMAAQFERIAQEAQAGTAG from the coding sequence ATGCAGGCATTCCGCGCGGCGGTCGAGACGCACGACATCGACGCCGTCGAAGCACTGCTGGCCGAGGACGTGGTCTTCACCAGCCCCGTCGTGTTCAAGCCCTACCGGGGCAAGGCGATCACGGCGGCGATCCTGCGCGCGGTCGAGCGCGTCTTCGAGGACTTCCGCTACGAGCGCGTCATCGGCGAGGAGGGCGGCCGCGACCACGCGCTGGTCTTCTCGGCACGGGTGGGCGACCGGGAGATCGGCGGCTGCGACTTCCTGCACCTGGACGAGTCGGGCCGGATCGACGAGCTGACGGTGATGGTGCGTCCGCTGTCGGGCGCCCAGGCGCTCCAGGCGGCCATGGCCGCGCAGTTCGAGCGGATCGCGCAGGAGGCGCAGGCGGGTACGGCCGGCTGA